In Vespa crabro chromosome 13, iyVesCrab1.2, whole genome shotgun sequence, one DNA window encodes the following:
- the LOC124428816 gene encoding probable glutamate receptor isoform X3: MLSDKLDQFLLGWILIGVHITRSQLMIRPVYVYKHVIRGMHDYFNNTCIILLHDTPNVIESTDLNEAEELLALQRYLSGTLHIRTAIMDFHMFKTRVGTSYYHIKRPLFVLLNDYNDTRDELQVSTWLAMEYPTWLLFFRNETQIEMFFRNIYIPFNCQLMITRNNNNDEMIFEVYQIDKQSKIRIMDFGSWDRINGFKGPTLGLYQRRNDLHGHNIRVVMTHDPPVSLIYRNEKNEIIKVGGFFGELMKLLQEGMNCTLTYIETDSWGLNLLNGTWTGAIGILVKNEADIAGMELMMTSDRLDAISFTTPVFSTKCRTFIKRPDSTSIKWRAYTAPFDAYIWYFIGLLILLSSGMILMIKIVVKLVSYNEDSEHSPSTFSEIMFYVFGVFCSQGMEQSLLDPIRMVQFVIHLTAVIVLAAYSAALISFLAIKTFVMPFTTMEGLLKDGTYRFGVIQESADYSFFQNTTDKVLSVLFANLLRKETDLPINYLDGLSRVCKIDKYAFMAMDNIAAELQPKLSCSLESLDTITQTTIAMAVPNRSPYDGIINTNILTLRDSGILQRLLNTEWSNQFTKPKSSWTSVELFDMVPLLIFMFCGSVISSFLLSLEYMVHRQVANNKKLRIVRKRRVKIF, translated from the exons ATGTTATCGGACAAGCTCGATCAGTTTCTTTTAGGGTGGATTTTAATCGGAGTACATATAACGCGAAGTCAATTGATGATCAGACCAGTTTACGTTTACAAACACGTTATACGCGGGATGCAcgattactttaataatacgtgCATTATACTTTTACACGACACTCCAAATGTTATCGAGAGTACAG ATTTGAACGAGGCGGAAGAATTGTTGGCACTTCAGAGGTATCTCAGTGGTACTCTTCATATTCGTACGGCCATCATGGATTTTCATATGTTCAAGACACGA GTGGGTACAAGCTATTATCACATAAAAAGGCCACTCTTCGTTTTATTGAATGATTACAACGATACGAGGGACGAGCTG CAGGTTTCTACGTGGCTGGCAATGGAGTATCCAACCTGGTTGCTCTTCTTCAGGAACGAGACCCAAATCGAGATGTTTTTTCGTAACATTTATATACCGTTCAATTGCCAATTGATGATAACtcgaaacaataacaacgatgagaTGATCTTTGAGGTCTATCAAATTGACAAACAATCGAAGATCAGGATAATGGATTTTGGCTCTTGGGATAGAATAAATGGTTTCAAAGGACCTACGTTGGGCCTCTATCAAAGGAGGAATGATCTTCATGGGCATAATATACGCGTTGTCATGACCCAC GATCCTCCGGTATCCCTGATATATCGTAACGAGAAGAACGAGATAATTAAAGTGGGTGGTTTCTTCGGGGAGTTGATGAAGTTACTGCAGGAAGGCATGAATTGCAC ATTGACTTACATAGAAACAGATTCTTGGGGTTTAAATCTATTAAACGGAACGTGGACCGGTGCCATAGGGATACTGGTAAAAAACGAAGCTGATATCGCTGGCATGGAGTTAATGATGACGTCTGACAGATTGGATGCCATCTCCTTCACTACTCCGGTTTTCTCCACAAA ATGCCGTACATTCATCAAAAGACCGGATTCTACGTCTATCAAATGGCGAGCTTACACAGCACCTTTCGATGCCTACATTTGGTACTTTATAGGCTTGCTGATACTATTGAGCAGTGGAatgatattgatgataaaaatcGTGGTTAAATTGGTATCCTATAACGAGGACTCGGAACACTCACCGTCGACATTTTCGGAGATAATGTTTTATGTTTTCGGGGTATTTTGTAGTCAAG GTATGGAACAATCGCTGTTAGATCCAATTCGCATGGTACAATTCGTTATCCACTTAACCGCCGTTATCGTTTTGGCCGCTTACTCGGCGGCGCTCATTAGTTTCCTGGCTATCAAGACTTTTGTTATGCCTTTCACGACCATGGAGGGTCTTCTCAAGGATGGTACCTATCGATTTGGAGTTATTCAAGAATCCGCGGATTATTCCTTCTTTcaa AATACAACGGATAAAGTGCTCAGCGTATTGTTTGctaatttattaagaaaagagACCGATTTGCCTATCAATTATCTCGATGGTCTGAGCCGTGTTTGCAAGATAGACAAGTATGCCTTCATGGCGATGGATAATATTGCAGCGGAATTGCAACCAAAGCTTAGTTGCAGTTTGGAATCTCTCGACACCATAACGCAAACGACCATAGCTATGGCAGTCCCTAATAGAAGCCCATACGACGGTATTATCAATACCAA CATTCTGACGTTGAGAGATAGTGGAATACTTCAACGTTTGCTTAACACCGAATGGTCCAATCAATTTACAAAG CCTAAAAGCTCTTGGACGTCGGTCGAGCTTTTCGACATGGTGCCGctattaattttcatgtttTGTGGCTCCGTCATTAgttcctttttactttctttagaGTATATGGTACATCGACAAGTcgcgaataataagaaactgCGAATCGTACGAAAGAGACGTGtgaagatattttaa
- the LOC124428816 gene encoding probable glutamate receptor isoform X4 produces the protein MLSDKLDQFLLGWILIGVHITRSQLMIRPVYVYKHVIRGMHDYFNNTCIILLHDTPNVIESTDLNEAEELLALQRYLSGTLHIRTAIMDFHMFKTRVGTSYYHIKRPLFVLLNDYNDTRDELVSTWLAMEYPTWLLFFRNETQIEMFFRNIYIPFNCQLMITRNNNNDEMIFEVYQIDKQSKIRIMDFGSWDRINGFKGPTLGLYQRRNDLHGHNIRVVMTHDPPVSLIYRNEKNEIIKVGGFFGELMKLLQEGMNCTLTYIETDSWGLNLLNGTWTGAIGILVKNEADIAGMELMMTSDRLDAISFTTPVFSTKCRTFIKRPDSTSIKWRAYTAPFDAYIWYFIGLLILLSSGMILMIKIVVKLVSYNEDSEHSPSTFSEIMFYVFGVFCSQGMEQSLLDPIRMVQFVIHLTAVIVLAAYSAALISFLAIKTFVMPFTTMEGLLKDGTYRFGVIQESADYSFFQNTTDKVLSVLFANLLRKETDLPINYLDGLSRVCKIDKYAFMAMDNIAAELQPKLSCSLESLDTITQTTIAMAVPNRSPYDGIINTNILTLRDSGILQRLLNTEWSNQFTKPKSSWTSVELFDMVPLLIFMFCGSVISSFLLSLEYMVHRQVANNKKLRIVRKRRVKIF, from the exons ATGTTATCGGACAAGCTCGATCAGTTTCTTTTAGGGTGGATTTTAATCGGAGTACATATAACGCGAAGTCAATTGATGATCAGACCAGTTTACGTTTACAAACACGTTATACGCGGGATGCAcgattactttaataatacgtgCATTATACTTTTACACGACACTCCAAATGTTATCGAGAGTACAG ATTTGAACGAGGCGGAAGAATTGTTGGCACTTCAGAGGTATCTCAGTGGTACTCTTCATATTCGTACGGCCATCATGGATTTTCATATGTTCAAGACACGA GTGGGTACAAGCTATTATCACATAAAAAGGCCACTCTTCGTTTTATTGAATGATTACAACGATACGAGGGACGAGCTG GTTTCTACGTGGCTGGCAATGGAGTATCCAACCTGGTTGCTCTTCTTCAGGAACGAGACCCAAATCGAGATGTTTTTTCGTAACATTTATATACCGTTCAATTGCCAATTGATGATAACtcgaaacaataacaacgatgagaTGATCTTTGAGGTCTATCAAATTGACAAACAATCGAAGATCAGGATAATGGATTTTGGCTCTTGGGATAGAATAAATGGTTTCAAAGGACCTACGTTGGGCCTCTATCAAAGGAGGAATGATCTTCATGGGCATAATATACGCGTTGTCATGACCCAC GATCCTCCGGTATCCCTGATATATCGTAACGAGAAGAACGAGATAATTAAAGTGGGTGGTTTCTTCGGGGAGTTGATGAAGTTACTGCAGGAAGGCATGAATTGCAC ATTGACTTACATAGAAACAGATTCTTGGGGTTTAAATCTATTAAACGGAACGTGGACCGGTGCCATAGGGATACTGGTAAAAAACGAAGCTGATATCGCTGGCATGGAGTTAATGATGACGTCTGACAGATTGGATGCCATCTCCTTCACTACTCCGGTTTTCTCCACAAA ATGCCGTACATTCATCAAAAGACCGGATTCTACGTCTATCAAATGGCGAGCTTACACAGCACCTTTCGATGCCTACATTTGGTACTTTATAGGCTTGCTGATACTATTGAGCAGTGGAatgatattgatgataaaaatcGTGGTTAAATTGGTATCCTATAACGAGGACTCGGAACACTCACCGTCGACATTTTCGGAGATAATGTTTTATGTTTTCGGGGTATTTTGTAGTCAAG GTATGGAACAATCGCTGTTAGATCCAATTCGCATGGTACAATTCGTTATCCACTTAACCGCCGTTATCGTTTTGGCCGCTTACTCGGCGGCGCTCATTAGTTTCCTGGCTATCAAGACTTTTGTTATGCCTTTCACGACCATGGAGGGTCTTCTCAAGGATGGTACCTATCGATTTGGAGTTATTCAAGAATCCGCGGATTATTCCTTCTTTcaa AATACAACGGATAAAGTGCTCAGCGTATTGTTTGctaatttattaagaaaagagACCGATTTGCCTATCAATTATCTCGATGGTCTGAGCCGTGTTTGCAAGATAGACAAGTATGCCTTCATGGCGATGGATAATATTGCAGCGGAATTGCAACCAAAGCTTAGTTGCAGTTTGGAATCTCTCGACACCATAACGCAAACGACCATAGCTATGGCAGTCCCTAATAGAAGCCCATACGACGGTATTATCAATACCAA CATTCTGACGTTGAGAGATAGTGGAATACTTCAACGTTTGCTTAACACCGAATGGTCCAATCAATTTACAAAG CCTAAAAGCTCTTGGACGTCGGTCGAGCTTTTCGACATGGTGCCGctattaattttcatgtttTGTGGCTCCGTCATTAgttcctttttactttctttagaGTATATGGTACATCGACAAGTcgcgaataataagaaactgCGAATCGTACGAAAGAGACGTGtgaagatattttaa
- the LOC124428816 gene encoding probable glutamate receptor isoform X5, which translates to MLSDKLDQFLLGWILIGVHITRSQLMIRPVYVYKHVIRGMHDYFNNTCIILLHDTPNVIESTDLNEAEELLALQRYLSGTLHIRTAIMDFHMFKTRQVSTWLAMEYPTWLLFFRNETQIEMFFRNIYIPFNCQLMITRNNNNDEMIFEVYQIDKQSKIRIMDFGSWDRINGFKGPTLGLYQRRNDLHGHNIRVVMTHDPPVSLIYRNEKNEIIKVGGFFGELMKLLQEGMNCTLTYIETDSWGLNLLNGTWTGAIGILVKNEADIAGMELMMTSDRLDAISFTTPVFSTKCRTFIKRPDSTSIKWRAYTAPFDAYIWYFIGLLILLSSGMILMIKIVVKLVSYNEDSEHSPSTFSEIMFYVFGVFCSQGMEQSLLDPIRMVQFVIHLTAVIVLAAYSAALISFLAIKTFVMPFTTMEGLLKDGTYRFGVIQESADYSFFQNTTDKVLSVLFANLLRKETDLPINYLDGLSRVCKIDKYAFMAMDNIAAELQPKLSCSLESLDTITQTTIAMAVPNRSPYDGIINTNILTLRDSGILQRLLNTEWSNQFTKPKSSWTSVELFDMVPLLIFMFCGSVISSFLLSLEYMVHRQVANNKKLRIVRKRRVKIF; encoded by the exons ATGTTATCGGACAAGCTCGATCAGTTTCTTTTAGGGTGGATTTTAATCGGAGTACATATAACGCGAAGTCAATTGATGATCAGACCAGTTTACGTTTACAAACACGTTATACGCGGGATGCAcgattactttaataatacgtgCATTATACTTTTACACGACACTCCAAATGTTATCGAGAGTACAG ATTTGAACGAGGCGGAAGAATTGTTGGCACTTCAGAGGTATCTCAGTGGTACTCTTCATATTCGTACGGCCATCATGGATTTTCATATGTTCAAGACACGA CAGGTTTCTACGTGGCTGGCAATGGAGTATCCAACCTGGTTGCTCTTCTTCAGGAACGAGACCCAAATCGAGATGTTTTTTCGTAACATTTATATACCGTTCAATTGCCAATTGATGATAACtcgaaacaataacaacgatgagaTGATCTTTGAGGTCTATCAAATTGACAAACAATCGAAGATCAGGATAATGGATTTTGGCTCTTGGGATAGAATAAATGGTTTCAAAGGACCTACGTTGGGCCTCTATCAAAGGAGGAATGATCTTCATGGGCATAATATACGCGTTGTCATGACCCAC GATCCTCCGGTATCCCTGATATATCGTAACGAGAAGAACGAGATAATTAAAGTGGGTGGTTTCTTCGGGGAGTTGATGAAGTTACTGCAGGAAGGCATGAATTGCAC ATTGACTTACATAGAAACAGATTCTTGGGGTTTAAATCTATTAAACGGAACGTGGACCGGTGCCATAGGGATACTGGTAAAAAACGAAGCTGATATCGCTGGCATGGAGTTAATGATGACGTCTGACAGATTGGATGCCATCTCCTTCACTACTCCGGTTTTCTCCACAAA ATGCCGTACATTCATCAAAAGACCGGATTCTACGTCTATCAAATGGCGAGCTTACACAGCACCTTTCGATGCCTACATTTGGTACTTTATAGGCTTGCTGATACTATTGAGCAGTGGAatgatattgatgataaaaatcGTGGTTAAATTGGTATCCTATAACGAGGACTCGGAACACTCACCGTCGACATTTTCGGAGATAATGTTTTATGTTTTCGGGGTATTTTGTAGTCAAG GTATGGAACAATCGCTGTTAGATCCAATTCGCATGGTACAATTCGTTATCCACTTAACCGCCGTTATCGTTTTGGCCGCTTACTCGGCGGCGCTCATTAGTTTCCTGGCTATCAAGACTTTTGTTATGCCTTTCACGACCATGGAGGGTCTTCTCAAGGATGGTACCTATCGATTTGGAGTTATTCAAGAATCCGCGGATTATTCCTTCTTTcaa AATACAACGGATAAAGTGCTCAGCGTATTGTTTGctaatttattaagaaaagagACCGATTTGCCTATCAATTATCTCGATGGTCTGAGCCGTGTTTGCAAGATAGACAAGTATGCCTTCATGGCGATGGATAATATTGCAGCGGAATTGCAACCAAAGCTTAGTTGCAGTTTGGAATCTCTCGACACCATAACGCAAACGACCATAGCTATGGCAGTCCCTAATAGAAGCCCATACGACGGTATTATCAATACCAA CATTCTGACGTTGAGAGATAGTGGAATACTTCAACGTTTGCTTAACACCGAATGGTCCAATCAATTTACAAAG CCTAAAAGCTCTTGGACGTCGGTCGAGCTTTTCGACATGGTGCCGctattaattttcatgtttTGTGGCTCCGTCATTAgttcctttttactttctttagaGTATATGGTACATCGACAAGTcgcgaataataagaaactgCGAATCGTACGAAAGAGACGTGtgaagatattttaa
- the LOC124428816 gene encoding probable glutamate receptor isoform X1: MLSDKLDQFLLGWILIGVHITRSQLMIRPVYVYKHVIRGMHDYFNNTCIILLHDTPNVIESTDLNEAEELLALQRYLSGTLHIRTAIMDFHMFKTRVGTSYYHIKRPLFVLLNDYNDTRDELARQVSTWLAMEYPTWLLFFRNETQIEMFFRNIYIPFNCQLMITRNNNNDEMIFEVYQIDKQSKIRIMDFGSWDRINGFKGPTLGLYQRRNDLHGHNIRVVMTHDPPVSLIYRNEKNEIIKVGGFFGELMKLLQEGMNCTLTYIETDSWGLNLLNGTWTGAIGILVKNEADIAGMELMMTSDRLDAISFTTPVFSTKCRTFIKRPDSTSIKWRAYTAPFDAYIWYFIGLLILLSSGMILMIKIVVKLVSYNEDSEHSPSTFSEIMFYVFGVFCSQGMEQSLLDPIRMVQFVIHLTAVIVLAAYSAALISFLAIKTFVMPFTTMEGLLKDGTYRFGVIQESADYSFFQNTTDKVLSVLFANLLRKETDLPINYLDGLSRVCKIDKYAFMAMDNIAAELQPKLSCSLESLDTITQTTIAMAVPNRSPYDGIINTNILTLRDSGILQRLLNTEWSNQFTKPKSSWTSVELFDMVPLLIFMFCGSVISSFLLSLEYMVHRQVANNKKLRIVRKRRVKIF; the protein is encoded by the exons ATGTTATCGGACAAGCTCGATCAGTTTCTTTTAGGGTGGATTTTAATCGGAGTACATATAACGCGAAGTCAATTGATGATCAGACCAGTTTACGTTTACAAACACGTTATACGCGGGATGCAcgattactttaataatacgtgCATTATACTTTTACACGACACTCCAAATGTTATCGAGAGTACAG ATTTGAACGAGGCGGAAGAATTGTTGGCACTTCAGAGGTATCTCAGTGGTACTCTTCATATTCGTACGGCCATCATGGATTTTCATATGTTCAAGACACGA GTGGGTACAAGCTATTATCACATAAAAAGGCCACTCTTCGTTTTATTGAATGATTACAACGATACGAGGGACGAGCTGGCACGT CAGGTTTCTACGTGGCTGGCAATGGAGTATCCAACCTGGTTGCTCTTCTTCAGGAACGAGACCCAAATCGAGATGTTTTTTCGTAACATTTATATACCGTTCAATTGCCAATTGATGATAACtcgaaacaataacaacgatgagaTGATCTTTGAGGTCTATCAAATTGACAAACAATCGAAGATCAGGATAATGGATTTTGGCTCTTGGGATAGAATAAATGGTTTCAAAGGACCTACGTTGGGCCTCTATCAAAGGAGGAATGATCTTCATGGGCATAATATACGCGTTGTCATGACCCAC GATCCTCCGGTATCCCTGATATATCGTAACGAGAAGAACGAGATAATTAAAGTGGGTGGTTTCTTCGGGGAGTTGATGAAGTTACTGCAGGAAGGCATGAATTGCAC ATTGACTTACATAGAAACAGATTCTTGGGGTTTAAATCTATTAAACGGAACGTGGACCGGTGCCATAGGGATACTGGTAAAAAACGAAGCTGATATCGCTGGCATGGAGTTAATGATGACGTCTGACAGATTGGATGCCATCTCCTTCACTACTCCGGTTTTCTCCACAAA ATGCCGTACATTCATCAAAAGACCGGATTCTACGTCTATCAAATGGCGAGCTTACACAGCACCTTTCGATGCCTACATTTGGTACTTTATAGGCTTGCTGATACTATTGAGCAGTGGAatgatattgatgataaaaatcGTGGTTAAATTGGTATCCTATAACGAGGACTCGGAACACTCACCGTCGACATTTTCGGAGATAATGTTTTATGTTTTCGGGGTATTTTGTAGTCAAG GTATGGAACAATCGCTGTTAGATCCAATTCGCATGGTACAATTCGTTATCCACTTAACCGCCGTTATCGTTTTGGCCGCTTACTCGGCGGCGCTCATTAGTTTCCTGGCTATCAAGACTTTTGTTATGCCTTTCACGACCATGGAGGGTCTTCTCAAGGATGGTACCTATCGATTTGGAGTTATTCAAGAATCCGCGGATTATTCCTTCTTTcaa AATACAACGGATAAAGTGCTCAGCGTATTGTTTGctaatttattaagaaaagagACCGATTTGCCTATCAATTATCTCGATGGTCTGAGCCGTGTTTGCAAGATAGACAAGTATGCCTTCATGGCGATGGATAATATTGCAGCGGAATTGCAACCAAAGCTTAGTTGCAGTTTGGAATCTCTCGACACCATAACGCAAACGACCATAGCTATGGCAGTCCCTAATAGAAGCCCATACGACGGTATTATCAATACCAA CATTCTGACGTTGAGAGATAGTGGAATACTTCAACGTTTGCTTAACACCGAATGGTCCAATCAATTTACAAAG CCTAAAAGCTCTTGGACGTCGGTCGAGCTTTTCGACATGGTGCCGctattaattttcatgtttTGTGGCTCCGTCATTAgttcctttttactttctttagaGTATATGGTACATCGACAAGTcgcgaataataagaaactgCGAATCGTACGAAAGAGACGTGtgaagatattttaa
- the LOC124428816 gene encoding probable glutamate receptor isoform X2: MLSDKLDQFLLGWILIGVHITRSQLMIRPVYVYKHVIRGMHDYFNNTCIILLHDTPNVIESTDLNEAEELLALQRYLSGTLHIRTAIMDFHMFKTRVGTSYYHIKRPLFVLLNDYNDTRDELARVSTWLAMEYPTWLLFFRNETQIEMFFRNIYIPFNCQLMITRNNNNDEMIFEVYQIDKQSKIRIMDFGSWDRINGFKGPTLGLYQRRNDLHGHNIRVVMTHDPPVSLIYRNEKNEIIKVGGFFGELMKLLQEGMNCTLTYIETDSWGLNLLNGTWTGAIGILVKNEADIAGMELMMTSDRLDAISFTTPVFSTKCRTFIKRPDSTSIKWRAYTAPFDAYIWYFIGLLILLSSGMILMIKIVVKLVSYNEDSEHSPSTFSEIMFYVFGVFCSQGMEQSLLDPIRMVQFVIHLTAVIVLAAYSAALISFLAIKTFVMPFTTMEGLLKDGTYRFGVIQESADYSFFQNTTDKVLSVLFANLLRKETDLPINYLDGLSRVCKIDKYAFMAMDNIAAELQPKLSCSLESLDTITQTTIAMAVPNRSPYDGIINTNILTLRDSGILQRLLNTEWSNQFTKPKSSWTSVELFDMVPLLIFMFCGSVISSFLLSLEYMVHRQVANNKKLRIVRKRRVKIF; encoded by the exons ATGTTATCGGACAAGCTCGATCAGTTTCTTTTAGGGTGGATTTTAATCGGAGTACATATAACGCGAAGTCAATTGATGATCAGACCAGTTTACGTTTACAAACACGTTATACGCGGGATGCAcgattactttaataatacgtgCATTATACTTTTACACGACACTCCAAATGTTATCGAGAGTACAG ATTTGAACGAGGCGGAAGAATTGTTGGCACTTCAGAGGTATCTCAGTGGTACTCTTCATATTCGTACGGCCATCATGGATTTTCATATGTTCAAGACACGA GTGGGTACAAGCTATTATCACATAAAAAGGCCACTCTTCGTTTTATTGAATGATTACAACGATACGAGGGACGAGCTGGCACGT GTTTCTACGTGGCTGGCAATGGAGTATCCAACCTGGTTGCTCTTCTTCAGGAACGAGACCCAAATCGAGATGTTTTTTCGTAACATTTATATACCGTTCAATTGCCAATTGATGATAACtcgaaacaataacaacgatgagaTGATCTTTGAGGTCTATCAAATTGACAAACAATCGAAGATCAGGATAATGGATTTTGGCTCTTGGGATAGAATAAATGGTTTCAAAGGACCTACGTTGGGCCTCTATCAAAGGAGGAATGATCTTCATGGGCATAATATACGCGTTGTCATGACCCAC GATCCTCCGGTATCCCTGATATATCGTAACGAGAAGAACGAGATAATTAAAGTGGGTGGTTTCTTCGGGGAGTTGATGAAGTTACTGCAGGAAGGCATGAATTGCAC ATTGACTTACATAGAAACAGATTCTTGGGGTTTAAATCTATTAAACGGAACGTGGACCGGTGCCATAGGGATACTGGTAAAAAACGAAGCTGATATCGCTGGCATGGAGTTAATGATGACGTCTGACAGATTGGATGCCATCTCCTTCACTACTCCGGTTTTCTCCACAAA ATGCCGTACATTCATCAAAAGACCGGATTCTACGTCTATCAAATGGCGAGCTTACACAGCACCTTTCGATGCCTACATTTGGTACTTTATAGGCTTGCTGATACTATTGAGCAGTGGAatgatattgatgataaaaatcGTGGTTAAATTGGTATCCTATAACGAGGACTCGGAACACTCACCGTCGACATTTTCGGAGATAATGTTTTATGTTTTCGGGGTATTTTGTAGTCAAG GTATGGAACAATCGCTGTTAGATCCAATTCGCATGGTACAATTCGTTATCCACTTAACCGCCGTTATCGTTTTGGCCGCTTACTCGGCGGCGCTCATTAGTTTCCTGGCTATCAAGACTTTTGTTATGCCTTTCACGACCATGGAGGGTCTTCTCAAGGATGGTACCTATCGATTTGGAGTTATTCAAGAATCCGCGGATTATTCCTTCTTTcaa AATACAACGGATAAAGTGCTCAGCGTATTGTTTGctaatttattaagaaaagagACCGATTTGCCTATCAATTATCTCGATGGTCTGAGCCGTGTTTGCAAGATAGACAAGTATGCCTTCATGGCGATGGATAATATTGCAGCGGAATTGCAACCAAAGCTTAGTTGCAGTTTGGAATCTCTCGACACCATAACGCAAACGACCATAGCTATGGCAGTCCCTAATAGAAGCCCATACGACGGTATTATCAATACCAA CATTCTGACGTTGAGAGATAGTGGAATACTTCAACGTTTGCTTAACACCGAATGGTCCAATCAATTTACAAAG CCTAAAAGCTCTTGGACGTCGGTCGAGCTTTTCGACATGGTGCCGctattaattttcatgtttTGTGGCTCCGTCATTAgttcctttttactttctttagaGTATATGGTACATCGACAAGTcgcgaataataagaaactgCGAATCGTACGAAAGAGACGTGtgaagatattttaa